The proteins below are encoded in one region of Apium graveolens cultivar Ventura chromosome 4, ASM990537v1, whole genome shotgun sequence:
- the LOC141720159 gene encoding protein MRG2-like codes for MKFTDENIQIQLAKNTKSGHKGKAKQSNEDIQNQLATNTKSGDKGKAKESDEILLAEENMNIEIPRMLKKQLVDDSEFVTSLGKLVKLPRNPNVDDILKKYFRFKVKKNNIHPSSDMLSGNRLRDEIQEILYGIRYYFDKALPTMLLYNNERKQYEALSAENIPPSVAYGAEHLLRLFVKLPEILQDVNIEEEMRMKLEHEILGLIKFLQENQSTFFLSTYQTPEDLDAEKK; via the exons ATGAAGTTTACTGATGAGAATATTCAAATTCAGTTGGCTAAGAACACTAAGTCTGGCCATAAGGGAAAAGCCAAGCAATCTAATGAAGATATTCAAAATCAGTTGGCTACGAACACTAAGTCTGGCGATAAGGGAAAAGCAAAGGAGTCTGATG AAATCTTGTTAGCCGAGGAGAATATGAATATTGAAATACCAAGAATGCTAAAGAAACAACTAGTGGATGATTCTGAATTTGTAACCAGTCTAGGCAAG CTTGTTAAGCTTCCTCGCAACCCAAATGTCGATGACATATTGAAGAAGTACTTTAGGTTCAAAGTGAAAAAGAATAACAT TCATCCATCTTCTGACATGCTTTCTGGTAATAGGTTGAGAGATGAAATACAAGAAATCTTATACGGGATACGTTATTACTTTGACAAAGCACTTCCTACAATGCTACTGTACAATAACGAGCGCAAACAATACGAAGCATTGAGTGCAGAGAACATCCCTCCTTCAGTAGCATATGGAGCTGAACATTTATTGCGTCTCTTTG TTAAGTTACCGGAGATCCTACAAGATGTAAATATTGAAGAAGAAATGCGGATGAAGCTCGAACATGAGATACTGGGCTTGATAAA GTTTTTACAGGAAAATCAAAGTACTTTTTTCCTTTCTACTTACCAGACCCCTGAAGATCTGGATGCAGAGAAGAAATAA